tagccagtgtgttctttgttttggttttgtagtccagcccccttgtttagtgactccacccctgattgttcccacctgtgtttccacttaatataataataataatatatttaatttaaaagcgcCTATCTCgacactcaaggacactgtacaaaatgtagggtttatatatatatatatatatatatatatatatatatatatatatattacaggaGCTAGGAACATAGAACCCCAGGAAAATAGAACCCTAGAAAAATAGGTTGCTGGGAACATAGAACCCTATAAACATAAAAGACAGGGAACATAGAACCCTAGGAGCATAGGACACAGGGATCATGGAACCCTAGGAACACAGAGTACTGGGAACATAGAACCCCAGGAATACAGAACACTAGGAACATAGGATGCTGGGAACATAGAATCTCAGGAACATAGAACCCTATAAACATAAGAAAAGGGGAACATAGAGCCCTAGGAACATAGGACACTGGGATCATGGAACCCTAGGAACACAGGATGCTGGGAAAATAGAACCACAGGAATATAGAACCCTAGGAACATAGGATGCTGGGAACATAGAACTCTAGACAAATAGGATGCTGGGAAAATAGAACCATACAAACATAACACACAAGGAACATGGAACCCTAGGAACATAGGACACTGGGAACATAGGACCCCAGGAATATAGAACCCAAGGAACATAGGATGATGGGAACAGAGGGAGGCTCTTTCAGGATGTATTTTAACACATGAGGCATCACAGGTGTAACTATGTGTTGCGGTGTTTAGGTGAAACTGACCTGCTTGCTGAAGGAACAACAGTATGACCTGGACCTCCTGGTTGGAGCTATGAACAGCGAGGTAGACGCTGGaatttttttgctttatatCAAAAACCTTTTAAGGTCAGGAAACAGTAGGATGTTGCATGACTGTGAATCGTTTTGCCCTAGCAGGCGGTGGTGTTTCCTGGTCTCAGTGacagtgaaaacacacattttctgtgtgGTCTCCGCAGACTGGACCAAATAGGAGAGGTACAAAACTTCAGTACAGTTAAAGCCTTAAAGGAACAGTTGGGTGAAAAATCCAATTTACACAGTTTCAACTCAAATGGAGCTGGGAGCTAGGAGGCTAATGTAACGGAAGCTAAGGTTATAGCATTTAGCTAACCGTATGCTATAACCAATACACACTTACTGCAAAGCGTGAGGAGGTGCTCAGAGTCTCTGGTAGACTtcattatgtggtttctgactttgtATGAATCACTGATATCTGTAAACATGCCgtacattagcatagctaaCAGTAGCCGCCATGGTTTGTTCGTGTTTATACAGGGTAAGTCATAAGGCaccgttttatttcagaaacaaaatggaaaatgacaaaTCTGAATACCCCAGCAAGTAATGGGTGAGGGGGGCTATGGATATTGGATCAAGGGCAAGTTTTTCCAAAGGGAAGGTGGTCATGTAGTAGATCAAAGAAGACCGGAATTGTCTCAGAAATTGAGCCGCAATCAGATTTGCAAATatctcttgtggttcaaaagttatcaacacaGAAAGTTACAACAACAACTGGGAACGTTGCCTGTGACGCACAGCTATTTGATGTGTTCAGTttgctgtccctggtgctgaacacagagctgaaggcgcaGGATCCAATTGTTATGAACCCACTTGAGAATCTCTGTATAAATGCTGTCATAAGcatccacgatgcggtgctgaaggtggtgtttgttgcggattttctcagcatacatgATTTGTTTGAGATaaaccccagagataaaagtcgataaaccccagagataaaagtcgataaaccccagagataaaagttgagtcatacagtgtcataaaccacataatcaagccTATCAGAGATTCTGAGCAACCCAAAACATTTTGTGGGAATTGTGTGAAGACATGctgttagcacaatgctaattgttGTACATAAGCTActtttacttgttagctgcattagcctcgtagATCCTGGGCTAAAACTAAAGCAGCAGACTGAAGACcctaaacatgtctcagctgtTTGACCATAGATATACAGACCTAGATGCCGAGTTGGGTCCAGTCAGGCATGTCAACGGCACCACCATTTTAGCGTGGTCagcatcgctgctggactgcattcagtaccgcCAGAGAACCTattgatgtgattgtttttcctctggttttacattaagcttatttcatttaatattctATTCAGGTGATAAatactatttatttacttgtgtgaattttcctgttccaccttaaaatctgcagcttcaggcaccagaaagtgactactgcaccatttaaggcggaacgggaaaactcgaagaagaagctggcgaatgcgaagacgacttcagcttcgtcctTCTCACTGTGTTTTGGGGAGTTTATTGTATTTCtatgtgtattaatattagaagTGACTTActcattgatggatttgctgatgagtgttagtttgtgtttttactcgTGCTTAACTCGGTTTTTAACGTCCGGTACAGACTAACCACTTCCCTGCTGGTCTGGATTTATAGCATTATAGTTCCATTATAATGGAATTATAGCatcagttattaaagtaataaatgCTTCCAAGAGCAGATCCATGCAGCCCAGATTAATCtgagtctgaggattataactaAACAGATTTGGTGAAAATCGGTTGAGTAATAAGGAAGTTGTGGTAGATTTAATCATGAGACTCTTTGtctctcaatacaagtgaatctgttcacaagcggatcttgacctctccaacatggcggacaCGCAGACATATCACCTCAGACAGAGAAGAACAGACAACATGGCATCTAGAAATGTATATCTATGTttttgactacatttgaggtaagaCAGGAAATTATGTTGATTTATTCActcaaaaacactttatttctttatttttggtcAACAGGCCAGTATAAACAAGGTCAGAATTCTAGTGGACGCCGAATACACATACATGAACCCCGCGCTCTCTCTCATCACCATGGCCATGATGAAGAAGTTCAATCAAGATGATGCCTGGATCTGGAACACCTACCAGTGTTACTTGAAGGTGGGTGGTTAGTTGGAAGCTTTTGGAAAGTTTATTCACAAGTGGAAGCCAACATTTAACCAAAGTGCggcagagaaaataaaaaaaatgatttaatgaaACCTAATCACAATGCTTCACACTGGTTTAGGTAAGCGacacaaatctgtcattaatgtgattaaCCCTCATCCTGAAATGACTctcatgagctcatcctactTGGTAACGTCAAGTGActtaatcactgcatcatcagcacaaactaacgagcagaacgagcttcgctgagaagaacattaactctgatcagctctgtaggcgaccctgctcCTCTGCAGTGAAAGTTCAGCTcatcactgctgggctttagttacatttagagcatcaaatgccttcaaagaggggggcaattatttattatcacccacccctaattcttcagtgatatgaaggtgaagtcagatattcgccAGAttattgttcaaattttcccgttccaccttaaatgtgcagcaggtctgatgcctgagaatgtaaatgctgctcattttaaggtggaacaggaggtTTAGCTAACTaactactgagacatcagcatcTTAGTGCTTtcttatgcttgttatgaagaaaaggaccatgatgcaacaaaaatgaatacattggTTATCATACTTTTTTAATTgtgaaaattctcacatttgtgagtttctttggtctcttgtgctccatctcgccatttttttctcactctgtttggagtgtctctgaaaaaccacCGTCTAACACTTTGTCCCACCTCTCTATCTCAACAACCCAGACACCCTACCTCTAGAAGTGAATGCGCAAAACGGAGGgatagggctaagtggtaggaaTGAGGGTTGAAATGGGATTGAGCTAATGTTCAGCCTACAACACAAAATATCATGCTAGATTATGATTTTAAATATAGTTCaaagtgctgtaaatgtagTTCTCATTGCTTGttcctcatgaaattttgaGGGTAGCTGGTACCTGGTAATgagtcattttcaaattatagtttaagaaaaagacaaatatgGAAATATAAGGTTTTTGCATAGAAGCAGAAGAAGTTCTTCCAGTGATACGTATGTCAAGTTCCATCAGACTTCTCAGAAACACTGTGAACCGCCCTAGATCCCAACTAAGACCATTGACTATTCAAAGGTAATGTATTACAGGATCTAAGCGGCCTGTGTAGAACAGGGACACAAGAGATCTGAAGTATATCAAGGTGCCAAACCATGTAGCACAATACAGCACCAATCAGTTCTTTCAAATCAGACCCACCTTACCTTCTCTCTTCAGGAGTCAAGGGATCTGTTGCTAGAAGCCATCCGTCTTTCTAAGgacctgtctttctgtctcGGGGTCAAACTCGTTAGAGGGGCGTACATGGACAAGGAGAGGAAACTCGCTGACAAGGAAAGACGAACAGACCCCATTCACGAGACCTGGGAGTACACAAATAATTGGTGATCAGATCATAAAGCTTTTCGAATGTTCCACAAATGCTTTGTGTGATGTTTCTGTCCTCATATTTTAGCAACTTTTGCCTGCAGCTACAACGGCTCTCTGGACATCATGCTGAACCTCATCTCCCAGCATCCTGACCGCTACAAGATCATAGTAGCGACGCACAATGAGGAGTCTGTTAAAAGGGCAGTGGCTCGGTATGGCTGCTGAATCTACACTCTTAGAAATTAAGGAGTTGAAAAGCGTTCTTAAGAGCGAAGCTGGAGGAGAACCAATTTGGTTTATTACAgaatctttcatttaaaaaaaaaaacaactttcttTGGAGAACCAATGCAGTCGAGCAAAATAGTGGTTCATCTTGGTGCaacaaagaaaataagacagGTTGCATACATGGCAATGCACAAAAGAtcaaaattcaggctttaaaGGGCTAAACAAAATACTGTTTTAGCTTTGCTGTGTCCTTTTAGATGACAGTATGCCACACAGAAACCATGTAGACAACATGAGAGTACATTTAGGTCAAGGGGAAAGTCATATAcaggtcattctacagaaacgtccactttcctGTCTTTCCATAggagtcagtggtgttactgatcctcattggtgttccacataataaaggaaacaccagagacgtttttaatgaacaatgcattttacagaacggctgctacagaacatcaaaccacacgctgtcaatcatggaacatccactaaaatatggaattttatccatttgtgttctatttttccacaattacctcagaataaagtcagtCACACTGGTGATGTCAGCTAAAAGCtacatatgaaatcatgagctgaatgagaaaatctctgagaactgaaagacacagtggactcaccatgtgcttttcttcatagatcctcagaaaacaggtcaaaggaagtcgagtgacatcatcagtgtgacttttatttcaaaataagagattttttgttacatggtaacaccagtgacaggactcctggggaactttaattatatattttactttgtcatttaattcatgTATTTCACgtgtcatgtatagattattgcagttaaaatagcagaaaaaacatatttttgcctCAACATATGGCACATATTTTACACacgactgtgaggacgagctcttctgtggtgcttggaagtCTATGTAATTGATTTATAAACCAATAtcgctaaattgaggctcaggAAGGTGTGATTGTTCaaataacttattgttttattttaaaatataaataaattgtaaccctaacatgctTTTCAAGTGCAACATAACTGTAAAGACtaaagtttctgtagaatgacccatacatttgatttttcacccAAATATTCCTTTACTATAAGTAAACAAGCGAGTACACAAACTGATGACCGTGCAGCACAAAACAGTAAATACTCAGAGTGCAGTTACACAAGACAGAGCAGTTACACTAATAGTGAAAGGTGTTCTTTAGGTTTATAGGGCCTAATCTGTGTACAGAAAGCAGTCTTCAAAGAGCATAATTCATCTCTATTCCAGGATGGATGAGTTGGGGATTGATCGGAATGGGGGGTCGGTGTGTTTCGGTCAGCTGCTGGGGATGTGTGACCACGTGTCCCTCACTCTTGGTAATATACTTCATTtaccttttttctttcacattcTTCAAGTCCACAATCGTAAAAGGGTGATTTTTTCAGGGCCTTTAATTAAGAatatggttctacgtagaaccatgaatgcttaaagaaccctgtgcatcataaaatggttcttcagattgatggaaaatgtgctttgtttcatatagaaccttttgggaaagtgttctatacagcaccaaaaagactTCTGCTATTGTAACTTATGTCAAGCTtggaacaatagaagaactttttttgatgctataaagaactctttttgaaatcattctatatagaaccacaaatgCTTAAAGATcccattgcatgattaaagagctCTTTCAGATTCATggggaatgtgctgtacatggttctatatagaacctttttgaaaagtgttcttaTACTGTAtcaggcttgacattgtaacaatacaagaaccctttgtggtgctatttagaaccctttccaaaaaggttctctatagtcacattctctatcaatgtgaagaaccctttcaccatgcaaggaaccatttaaatACACAATATTATGCTCATTGCAATAGGCTACATTACATTAGGCACACtatgctgcagtgcatgctggggattgtagtgcaacGCATTGTGAAACGGGCTAAtgttaatagaaaatgaaaatattaataGAATATTTCACAGGCCAGATAGGATTAAGCTATGGGCCTGATCTGGACCcagccttgtgtttgacacttGGGACCTGTAACGAgtgggagcgatgaggaggcagacgcatatgcgtagagtattaggggcaaatccatttTCAATCCATTTCAAAGTCAAGATGGTCCAGGGTAagggagccaacacggattgaacggggaacagacatgacaaaaatgaacacagggaTAAACAAACGGAGGCCGGAAGAACAAACACCAGACAATCCAAacaatacacttcaaacaatacaataccaacaaagaccaaacaatatACTATAAGAGAATACAAAGCAAAGCATAGACTACACaccacaaagaccagcaagagactagggaaaacacaggacttaaatgCCGGGAAAAaacgagggttaacaatacacaggtggacaacacaggtgagaacaatcaagggcaggcctggaaacaagggggcaggaccagaaggaaagcaaaacaaaagcacgtggaggactgggaggggccaatcgtgacaggacCTAAGCATTGTTGGCAGCAAAACCTGTTGTTTTCAGGCTGCTCAGTTTTAATTAGCTTCAAGCTCTGCTCAGTACCAcagcatttaaagtggaaacTCGATCACAGAAAGCAAACGTTGAAACAACGATGATACACCAACACAGAACTGCTGAATCAATGTTGATTTTAGATGTTGGTTATATGACAAAAGTCCACACACTGTTCAGTGTTGAATCAACACTATTTTGCTATCCTAAGCAAACATTGTAGCACTGTGATGTAAATAATTCGAATGTATGTTTATGTCTTATACCACTGccatcggaacaaaaccttgtatctccaaaatggtaactttacaggagaagaaaaaaaactactttacttttaatgtaagtcagtggaaccagacttttttccaagtcattttgatcCATATCTTTTGGTCAgttctttatgaaatttacaaaaaatgtaaaggacagcaagtattttcaaattatgtcaaagactgaaaaatgacagaaatggagatacaaggttttgttccgacagcagcgatgtacaGTAGTTGCATTAGGTTGAAACTGATTCTGTACAGCTTGTGAAGTTTTGCAACCGCAGCtacaaaataatgcatttgtgtgtttttctcaaaatatcttCACTTAGAATGCACTGATTTCAGATTAGGTGCATAtttatttagtgtttgtgtggaagGTCACATTGTTATCGGTCGTAGGTTAACTAGCCTCAATCACgactacctttctctctctgtctcctcatgTTCTCCT
This portion of the Pygocentrus nattereri isolate fPygNat1 chromosome 13, fPygNat1.pri, whole genome shotgun sequence genome encodes:
- the prodh2 gene encoding hydroxyproline dehydrogenase isoform X3 encodes the protein MTFTRTILGKQAFAKVLRPFVYAQFVAGETEKEISESMEKMSSLGLRPMLAVPIEEDLGESTGERRYNDNLAAMLECVRMSHCNSWSKDPMMQLKITALVSPELCVKLTCLLKEQQYDLDLLVGAMNSEQAVVFPGLSDSENTHFLCGLRRLDQIGEASINKVRILVDAEYTYMNPALSLITMAMMKKFNQDDAWIWNTYQCYLKESRDLLLEAIRLSKDLSFCLGVKLVRGAYMDKERKLADKERRTDPIHETWEYTNNCYNGSLDIMLNLISQHPDRYKIIVATHNEESVKRAVARMDELGIDRNGGSVCFGQLLGMCDHVSLTLAQQGFSVYKSVPYGSVDDTLPYLVRRAQENRTVLQGIRKERDLLRQEVHRRVKEKITWAK